The following are encoded together in the Proteiniphilum saccharofermentans genome:
- a CDS encoding SusC/RagA family TonB-linked outer membrane protein: MGSQLTEKIPINHFLLIMRATFILLFTCIFCAMAEVGYTQNARVTINKRNTTLKEVLNEIEKQTDYLFIYNNEVNTNERVSVRGKQEAVSEILNSLLKDKDIDYTMEGNHIILSIGKSEDNGKEIVTTIVQQQKKQITGKITDEQGESIIGANIVEVGTTNGTVTDIDGNFTLQVENDATIQVSYIGYLEQIISVSDQSNFNLILIEDTQALEEVVVVGYGVQRRASVTGSVASIQASDITSAKTASVTNALAGKLPGLRAVQRSGAPGDDAASIDIRGYGNALIIVDGIERDFNQIDANDIESISILKDASAAVYGFKGANGVILVTTKKGQQGKAKIDYTGYYGFQKITRYPTLMNGYEYALLYNEAQQNLGVNAPFSDEDLTKFKNGIGTTDWFNETVRSTMPQMYHNVSVSGGSEKVKYFFSLGLTDQEGMYKSNDYNFQRYNVRSNINAEITKSLTVDLQLSGRLDSRQKPYEAEPLTRSIQMARPIYSIYANDNPDYWQVPGDKGNPIHLSEIDNVGYSNRDRRVFNGAISFNWKIPWLQGLSAKAMLAYDFTNTNNKNWYKEYYEYLYDASTDTYNIAGSHTISELTAKNENYFKPTQQYSLNYNNEFGSHDISALLLWELYNDRTEWVEAYRQFSISAIDQINAGDKVNINNGGNASVSAHQGFVGRFNYAYASKYLAELSFRYDGSYKFAPEKRWGFFPAISLGWRVSEESFFKDKFENVENLKLRGSYGKIGDEGDFAAYQYLSGYTYPNGNYVLGSGGLSNGAKDKGMPNLNLTWYESTTLNVGFETSVYQGLLSLEFDYFQRNREGLLATRLLTLPTTFGKSLPQENLNSDNTKGFEIVLGHRNKISDFTYDIKGNFSATRSSYGHVERAESANMYDNWRNNTNDRFKSISWGKKVLGQFQSYEDILNSPIQDGNGNKSLMPGDLKYQDWNNDGIIDGKDDQPIGHGDNPWMYYGLNLFGSYKNIDVTLFFQGAAGHEVFTSGDFMDPFIQQGLGNGLNLWMDRWHREDPSDPYSNWIPGFMPALRPAGFQANTSNNTWTMQKASYLRLKTLEVGYSFSDNWIKVVGLEKLRLYVNSFNLLTFTNNTGIMKYMDPENSNGHFRYYPQMKTFNFGINLTF; encoded by the coding sequence ATGCGCGCAACCTTTATTCTACTATTTACCTGCATATTTTGTGCTATGGCGGAAGTCGGCTATACTCAAAACGCCAGGGTTACGATTAACAAGCGTAATACAACTCTCAAAGAGGTGCTAAACGAAATCGAAAAACAAACCGATTATCTTTTTATCTACAACAATGAGGTGAATACAAATGAAAGGGTGTCGGTCAGAGGAAAGCAGGAAGCAGTCTCAGAAATACTCAATTCCCTGCTCAAGGATAAGGATATTGACTACACTATGGAAGGAAATCATATTATCCTCTCTATCGGAAAATCCGAAGACAATGGTAAGGAAATAGTCACAACCATTGTCCAACAACAAAAAAAACAGATAACTGGAAAAATTACTGACGAGCAGGGAGAATCTATTATCGGAGCTAATATTGTGGAAGTTGGGACAACCAATGGAACGGTTACTGATATAGATGGAAATTTCACTCTTCAGGTAGAAAACGATGCCACAATTCAGGTCTCTTATATAGGCTATCTGGAACAGATTATCAGTGTAAGTGACCAATCCAATTTTAACCTGATATTGATAGAAGATACTCAAGCGTTGGAAGAAGTGGTTGTTGTGGGATATGGGGTTCAGAGAAGGGCATCTGTTACAGGTTCCGTTGCGTCCATTCAGGCTTCAGACATCACAAGTGCCAAAACAGCCAGCGTAACCAATGCGTTAGCAGGAAAACTCCCCGGATTACGCGCAGTTCAAAGAAGCGGTGCTCCCGGAGACGATGCCGCATCAATTGATATCCGGGGCTATGGAAACGCTTTGATTATCGTGGATGGCATTGAGCGGGATTTCAATCAAATAGATGCAAACGATATTGAGTCTATCAGTATTCTAAAAGATGCATCTGCAGCCGTATACGGATTTAAAGGGGCAAACGGAGTAATATTGGTTACAACGAAAAAAGGACAGCAGGGGAAGGCCAAAATAGACTATACAGGATACTATGGTTTTCAGAAAATCACACGATATCCGACACTGATGAACGGGTACGAATATGCGTTACTCTATAATGAGGCTCAACAAAATCTGGGTGTTAACGCTCCCTTTTCAGATGAAGACCTGACGAAATTTAAGAATGGCATTGGTACAACTGATTGGTTTAATGAAACTGTACGAAGCACTATGCCTCAAATGTATCACAACGTAAGTGTTTCTGGAGGAAGTGAAAAAGTTAAATACTTTTTTTCTTTGGGCTTAACAGATCAGGAAGGCATGTATAAATCGAACGATTATAACTTTCAACGATATAATGTCCGATCAAACATAAACGCTGAAATAACCAAGAGTTTAACTGTTGATCTGCAATTAAGTGGACGTCTTGATTCAAGGCAAAAACCCTATGAAGCCGAACCACTGACACGCAGCATACAAATGGCAAGGCCTATTTATTCAATTTATGCCAATGATAACCCTGATTACTGGCAGGTTCCCGGGGACAAAGGAAACCCCATCCATTTATCTGAAATAGACAATGTTGGTTATTCTAATAGGGACAGAAGGGTCTTTAACGGGGCAATATCCTTCAATTGGAAAATCCCTTGGTTACAAGGCCTGTCAGCGAAAGCCATGCTGGCATATGATTTTACTAACACGAACAATAAAAACTGGTATAAAGAATATTACGAGTATCTGTATGACGCTAGTACTGATACATATAATATAGCAGGGAGTCATACGATATCCGAACTAACCGCAAAGAATGAAAATTATTTCAAACCGACACAACAATATTCTTTAAACTACAATAACGAATTTGGAAGTCATGATATTTCAGCTCTATTATTATGGGAATTATATAATGATAGAACTGAATGGGTAGAAGCATATCGTCAATTCTCTATCAGTGCAATTGACCAGATTAATGCCGGAGATAAAGTCAATATAAACAATGGAGGAAATGCCTCAGTATCGGCTCATCAAGGATTTGTAGGAAGATTCAATTATGCCTATGCGAGCAAATATTTGGCTGAATTGAGTTTCAGATATGACGGTTCGTACAAATTTGCACCCGAGAAAAGATGGGGGTTCTTCCCCGCAATTTCTCTGGGATGGAGAGTTTCCGAAGAAAGTTTTTTTAAAGATAAATTTGAAAATGTTGAAAACTTGAAACTGAGAGGTTCATATGGAAAAATTGGTGATGAAGGGGATTTTGCTGCATACCAATATCTATCCGGATACACCTATCCAAATGGAAATTATGTGTTAGGCAGTGGTGGACTATCAAATGGAGCAAAGGATAAAGGAATGCCCAATCTGAATCTGACATGGTACGAGTCTACCACTTTGAACGTCGGCTTTGAAACATCTGTATATCAGGGGTTATTATCTCTGGAATTTGATTATTTTCAGAGAAATAGAGAGGGATTACTTGCTACCCGCCTGTTAACATTACCTACCACATTCGGAAAATCACTCCCTCAGGAAAATTTAAATTCGGATAATACAAAAGGATTTGAAATCGTCCTCGGCCATAGAAATAAAATATCAGACTTTACCTACGATATAAAAGGTAATTTTTCCGCTACCCGTTCTTCCTACGGTCATGTAGAAAGAGCTGAGTCCGCAAACATGTATGACAACTGGAGGAATAACACGAATGATCGTTTTAAATCCATCAGCTGGGGAAAGAAAGTTCTGGGTCAATTTCAGTCCTATGAAGATATTTTGAATTCACCTATACAAGATGGAAATGGAAATAAGTCTCTAATGCCGGGGGATTTGAAATACCAGGACTGGAATAACGATGGAATTATTGACGGGAAGGATGACCAGCCTATTGGGCATGGAGACAATCCCTGGATGTACTATGGTTTAAATTTATTCGGGAGCTACAAAAACATAGATGTTACATTATTTTTCCAAGGCGCAGCCGGGCACGAGGTCTTCACAAGTGGAGATTTTATGGATCCTTTTATTCAACAGGGATTAGGTAACGGGTTAAATCTCTGGATGGATAGATGGCATAGGGAAGATCCTTCGGATCCCTATAGTAATTGGATCCCAGGCTTTATGCCCGCCCTTAGACCTGCCGGTTTTCAAGCGAATACCAGTAATAATACATGGACAATGCAAAAAGCGAGTTATTTACGTTTGAAAACCCTTGAAGTGGGTTACTCGTTTTCGGATAACTGGATAAAAGTAGTTGGACTTGAAAAACTCAGACTATATGTAAACTCTTTCAATCTTCTGACTTTTACCAATAATACAGGTATAATGAAATACATGGATCCGGAAAACAGTAATGGCCATTTTAGGTATTATCCACAGATGAAGACATTCAATTTTGGTATCAATCTTACATTTTAG